A genomic region of [Eubacterium] eligens ATCC 27750 contains the following coding sequences:
- a CDS encoding undecaprenyldiphospho-muramoylpentapeptide beta-N-acetylglucosaminyltransferase — translation MKKIVLTGGGTAGHVTPNIALLPSLKEAGYEVFYIGSYTGIEKTLIEDLGIPYYGISSGKLRRYRSLKNLSDPFRVLHGLFQAKRLMKKIKPDIVFSKGGFVSVPVVLAAGSRHIPVIIHESDMTPGLANKIAMRKATKICCNFPETLKYLPEGKAVLTGSPIRQELLLGNKAAGLDLCNFTTDKPIILVVGGSTGAVHVNDAVRSILPELLKDFQVVHLCGKGKMDDSLNGTPGYVQFEYISEQMRDLFAISSIVISRAGANAICELLALKKPNLLIPLSANASRGDQILNANSFKEHGYSMVLTEEDMNKDTLLAAVRKLYADRHQYIINMEKSEQQDSIDKIMNLIKDNSK, via the coding sequence ATGAAAAAAATAGTACTTACCGGTGGTGGTACTGCCGGACATGTAACACCTAATATTGCCCTGCTTCCAAGCCTTAAGGAAGCCGGCTACGAGGTTTTCTATATCGGTTCATATACCGGTATTGAAAAAACTCTTATTGAAGATCTTGGAATTCCTTATTATGGTATTTCATCCGGCAAATTAAGAAGATACAGAAGTCTTAAGAATCTGTCTGATCCATTCCGTGTGCTTCATGGACTTTTTCAGGCTAAGAGACTTATGAAAAAAATCAAACCTGATATCGTATTTTCTAAGGGAGGCTTCGTGTCTGTACCTGTTGTTCTTGCCGCCGGAAGCCGTCATATTCCAGTAATTATCCACGAATCTGATATGACACCCGGCCTTGCCAACAAGATTGCTATGAGAAAAGCAACTAAAATATGCTGCAATTTCCCAGAGACACTCAAGTACCTTCCTGAAGGAAAAGCTGTTCTTACAGGTTCTCCTATCAGACAGGAGCTTTTGCTTGGCAACAAAGCTGCCGGACTTGACCTTTGCAACTTCACAACTGACAAACCTATTATTCTTGTTGTCGGCGGAAGTACTGGCGCTGTCCATGTAAATGATGCTGTAAGAAGCATTTTACCTGAACTTCTTAAGGATTTTCAGGTTGTTCACCTGTGTGGAAAAGGAAAGATGGACGATTCTCTCAATGGAACTCCCGGCTATGTCCAGTTCGAGTACATAAGCGAGCAGATGCGCGACCTTTTCGCAATCAGTTCTATTGTTATCTCGCGTGCGGGTGCCAATGCCATATGCGAACTGCTTGCTCTCAAGAAGCCTAATCTTCTGATTCCGCTTTCTGCTAATGCAAGCCGTGGCGACCAGATTCTTAATGCCAATTCTTTCAAGGAGCATGGTTATTCCATGGTTCTTACGGAGGAGGATATGAATAAGGATACCTTACTTGCCGCAGTCCGCAAGCTTTATGCTGACAGACACCAGTACATCATTAATATGGAAAAAAGTGAGCAGCAGGATTCTATTGACAAAATTATGAATTTAATTAAAGATAATAGTAAATAA
- a CDS encoding radical SAM/SPASM domain-containing protein, giving the protein MNSVARFKRVYVEITSSCNLHCSFCQETLRKPHFMSVDEFRTVIERIGHYTNYIYLHVKGEPLLHPQLGEILKICQDADMTVNLTTNATLIKEKLPVLLEYPVHQINVSLHSADDNDCIDMDSYIHNLFESCETLLDKTETEISLRLWNTKKEPFLFGEKNCTIKRHLYINVQSPFEWPDVNSTYCNERGFCQGLRQHMAILCDGTVVPCCLDGNGVMALGNILDSTLEEILSSPRSVAFMEGFKKKTAVEPLCMHCSFKERFAHKM; this is encoded by the coding sequence ATGAATAGTGTCGCGCGATTTAAAAGAGTTTATGTCGAGATAACAAGCAGCTGCAACCTGCACTGTTCTTTCTGTCAGGAAACTCTGAGAAAACCACATTTTATGAGTGTGGACGAATTCCGCACAGTGATTGAAAGAATCGGACATTATACTAATTACATTTATCTTCATGTTAAAGGTGAGCCGCTTCTGCATCCACAGCTTGGTGAAATTCTTAAGATATGTCAGGACGCTGATATGACAGTAAATCTTACTACCAATGCCACTCTTATTAAAGAGAAGCTTCCGGTTTTACTGGAGTATCCTGTACATCAGATTAATGTGTCGCTTCACAGCGCTGACGATAACGACTGCATTGACATGGATTCTTATATTCATAATCTTTTTGAATCCTGCGAGACGCTTCTTGATAAGACTGAAACAGAGATTTCACTAAGACTCTGGAATACTAAGAAAGAGCCTTTTCTGTTTGGTGAGAAGAACTGCACAATCAAGAGACATCTTTATATTAATGTTCAGTCTCCGTTTGAATGGCCTGATGTGAACAGCACTTATTGCAATGAGCGCGGATTCTGTCAGGGACTCCGCCAGCATATGGCTATTCTGTGTGACGGAACTGTCGTTCCATGCTGTCTTGACGGTAACGGTGTGATGGCTCTTGGCAATATTCTTGATTCAACACTTGAGGAAATCCTTTCAAGCCCACGAAGCGTTGCATTTATGGAAGGATTCAAGAAAAAGACTGCGGTCGAACCGCTCTGCATGCATTGCAGCTTTAAGGAAAGATTTGCTCATAAAATGTAA
- a CDS encoding TIGR03905 family TSCPD domain-containing protein: protein MKFKTSGVCSRAIDFDVVDGKVVNVHFTGGCAGNTQGVAALIEGMDIDEAIKRMDGIKCGYKDTSCPDQLAKALKEYKKDNE, encoded by the coding sequence ATGAAATTTAAGACTTCAGGCGTATGTTCACGCGCGATAGATTTTGATGTTGTTGATGGAAAGGTTGTTAATGTGCATTTCACTGGCGGATGTGCCGGCAATACTCAGGGCGTTGCTGCTCTTATCGAGGGCATGGACATTGACGAAGCTATCAAAAGAATGGACGGTATCAAATGTGGCTATAAGGACACATCATGTCCTGACCAGCTTGCCAAAGCCTTAAAGGAATATAAGAAAGATAATGAATAG
- a CDS encoding 5'-methylthioadenosine/adenosylhomocysteine nucleosidase yields the protein MIGIIGAMDEEVEQLVEVMEITREETKACMTFKAGKLAGKDVVIVRSGIGKVNAAACTQILVDDFKADYIINTGIAGSLKAEIDIADVVISSDVLHHDMDATGFGYPLGQIPRMDTLSFAADERLIKLAGEACKNAVPEIGVHVGRVVSGDQFISDKAVKERISSNFDGFCTEMEGAAIAQVSYLNKVPFVILRTISDKADDSATMDYPAFEKLAIANNVKVMKELVANI from the coding sequence ATGATAGGTATTATTGGTGCAATGGACGAAGAAGTAGAACAGCTTGTTGAGGTGATGGAGATTACCCGCGAGGAAACTAAGGCATGCATGACATTTAAAGCAGGAAAGCTTGCCGGGAAAGATGTTGTTATTGTAAGAAGCGGAATCGGTAAGGTTAATGCAGCGGCATGCACACAGATTCTTGTCGATGACTTCAAAGCAGACTACATTATTAATACAGGAATCGCTGGTTCACTTAAGGCAGAGATTGATATTGCAGATGTTGTTATTTCATCAGATGTTCTTCATCATGACATGGATGCGACAGGATTTGGATATCCTTTAGGACAGATTCCAAGAATGGATACACTTTCATTTGCAGCAGACGAAAGACTTATTAAACTTGCTGGCGAGGCTTGTAAAAATGCAGTTCCGGAAATCGGAGTACATGTCGGCAGAGTTGTAAGCGGCGACCAGTTCATATCAGACAAGGCTGTTAAGGAGAGAATCAGCAGCAATTTCGATGGCTTCTGTACAGAGATGGAGGGAGCAGCGATAGCACAGGTTTCTTACCTTAATAAAGTTCCATTTGTAATATTAAGAACTATATCAGATAAGGCTGATGACAGCGCAACAATGGATTACCCTGCATTTGAAAAGCTCGCAATTGCTAACAATGTCAAGGTTATGAAGGAACTTGTTGCAAATATTTAA
- a CDS encoding D-2-hydroxyacid dehydrogenase yields MKILMLETMTYGDDISLEQFNRLGEVVTYSLSSYEEAVARMKEHNPDVVIINKTNMNAECMAAAPNLKMVAEAATGYNNIDIEYAKAHGIRVANVAGYSTQSVIQHTFALAFYLIEKMRYYDDFVKSGEYAEWPCFSHFANVFHELAGKTWGIVGLGNIGRGVAKIAADFGCNVIYYSASGHSYDVPYERYELDEFLKKSDIVSIHAPLNKYTENLFNYETLKKMKSSAVILNLGRGPIVNDADLVKALNEGVIAAAGLDVITTEPVVKDNPLLTIKDSNKLIVTPHVAWATYEARTRLMDEIYLNIRAYMDGEERNVIV; encoded by the coding sequence ATGAAGATACTTATGTTGGAAACTATGACATACGGGGATGATATTTCGCTTGAGCAGTTTAACAGGCTTGGCGAGGTTGTGACATACAGCTTAAGTTCTTATGAGGAAGCTGTTGCAAGAATGAAAGAGCATAATCCTGATGTCGTTATTATTAATAAAACTAACATGAACGCAGAGTGCATGGCAGCTGCGCCTAATCTTAAGATGGTGGCAGAGGCAGCTACAGGCTACAACAATATTGATATAGAATATGCCAAAGCGCATGGAATAAGGGTTGCCAATGTTGCCGGATATTCAACACAGTCAGTTATACAGCACACATTTGCACTTGCATTTTATCTTATCGAGAAGATGAGATATTATGATGACTTCGTAAAGAGCGGTGAGTATGCCGAGTGGCCTTGCTTCTCACATTTTGCAAATGTGTTTCACGAACTGGCAGGAAAGACATGGGGAATTGTCGGACTTGGCAATATAGGAAGAGGCGTTGCTAAGATTGCGGCAGACTTTGGCTGTAATGTAATATACTATTCAGCAAGCGGTCACAGCTATGATGTGCCATACGAAAGATATGAGCTTGATGAATTTTTGAAGAAATCGGACATTGTGTCAATTCATGCACCGCTTAACAAATATACAGAAAATCTGTTTAATTATGAGACACTTAAGAAGATGAAGAGCAGCGCAGTTATTCTGAATCTTGGACGTGGCCCGATTGTTAATGACGCAGACCTTGTAAAAGCGCTTAACGAAGGCGTGATTGCAGCGGCAGGACTTGATGTAATAACTACTGAGCCGGTTGTTAAGGACAATCCTCTTCTTACAATTAAGGACAGCAACAAGCTTATCGTTACCCCTCATGTTGCATGGGCGACATACGAGGCGAGAACCCGCCTGATGGACGAGATATATCTTAATATCAGGGCATATATGGACGGGGAAGAGCGAAATGTTATTGTTTAA
- the dtd gene encoding D-aminoacyl-tRNA deacylase yields the protein MRFVIQRVNHANVKIDGEVVGNIGHGLLILFGAGQDDTEEMLPKYVDKICKMRIFEDENGKTNLSLADVGGELLIVSQFTLYADCRKGNRPSFTNAGAPDMANALYEKFVAMCRERVPKVETGRFGADMKVSLENDGPFTILIDSEDF from the coding sequence ATGAGATTCGTAATACAACGTGTTAATCATGCAAATGTTAAGATAGATGGCGAAGTTGTTGGAAATATCGGACATGGGCTTCTGATTCTTTTCGGGGCTGGTCAGGACGATACAGAAGAAATGCTTCCAAAATATGTAGACAAGATATGCAAAATGCGTATTTTTGAGGACGAGAATGGCAAAACTAATCTGTCACTGGCAGATGTCGGTGGCGAGCTGCTTATTGTAAGCCAGTTTACACTTTATGCGGACTGCCGCAAAGGCAACCGTCCAAGCTTTACTAATGCCGGCGCGCCTGATATGGCTAACGCCCTTTATGAAAAATTTGTGGCAATGTGCCGTGAACGTGTTCCTAAAGTTGAAACCGGCAGATTCGGTGCTGATATGAAGGTCAGCCTTGAAAACGACGGTCCATTCACAATACTGATAGATAGTGAGGATTTCTGA
- a CDS encoding 6-phosphofructokinase yields MLKNILVGQSGGPTSVINSSLYGVIEEGLRNKEKIGTVYGMVHGIEGFLAGNFINLSEVADNEPIDRLKITPASFLGSCRYMLPEDLGDNVYDKLFDTFAQMNIGYVFYIGGNDSMDTVSKLSRVALLKKSDIRFIGVPKTIDNDLVMTDHTPGYGSTAKYVASTLKEIILDATCYAHPSVTIVELMGRHAGWVTAASVLARTEYSRNPYLIYMPEHAFDMEEFKKSLKAALEQETAVVVCVSEGIADKDGRFICEYADAASVDGFGHKMLTGCGKYLENYVKAEFGIKCRSIELNLPQRCSSLLASATDIDEAEKAGKAAVVAALDGETGKMITFVRDDTNGYEINYGLADVNDICNKEKKFPAEWITADGTDISDEYIKYVRPLIQGTNIAEYSDGVPVHLKPAYYR; encoded by the coding sequence ATGTTAAAGAATATTCTGGTAGGTCAGTCAGGCGGACCGACATCGGTTATTAATTCATCATTATATGGAGTGATTGAGGAAGGACTTAGAAATAAGGAAAAGATTGGCACTGTGTATGGCATGGTGCATGGAATTGAGGGATTTCTGGCAGGCAATTTCATTAATCTTTCTGAAGTGGCAGATAATGAGCCAATTGATAGATTAAAGATAACACCGGCTTCTTTTCTTGGAAGTTGCAGGTATATGCTTCCAGAAGATTTAGGGGATAATGTGTATGATAAATTGTTTGATACATTTGCACAGATGAACATTGGATATGTGTTCTATATTGGTGGCAATGATTCAATGGATACAGTGTCAAAATTATCAAGAGTGGCATTATTGAAGAAATCGGACATAAGATTTATAGGTGTACCTAAGACAATTGATAATGATCTTGTAATGACAGATCATACTCCAGGGTATGGTTCAACTGCAAAATATGTTGCTTCAACATTAAAAGAAATTATACTTGACGCAACATGTTATGCACATCCGTCTGTGACAATTGTTGAACTTATGGGAAGGCATGCAGGCTGGGTTACAGCGGCATCAGTACTTGCTAGAACAGAGTATAGCAGAAATCCTTATCTTATATATATGCCAGAGCATGCATTTGATATGGAAGAATTCAAGAAGTCACTTAAGGCGGCACTTGAACAGGAAACTGCAGTTGTTGTGTGCGTATCAGAAGGAATTGCGGACAAAGACGGCAGATTCATATGTGAATATGCAGATGCAGCATCGGTTGATGGTTTTGGACATAAGATGCTTACAGGCTGTGGAAAGTATCTTGAAAATTATGTTAAAGCAGAATTTGGAATCAAATGCAGAAGTATTGAGCTTAATCTTCCACAGAGATGTTCATCACTTCTTGCTTCAGCAACAGATATTGATGAAGCCGAAAAAGCAGGAAAGGCAGCGGTTGTAGCAGCTCTTGACGGTGAAACTGGAAAAATGATTACGTTTGTAAGAGATGATACTAACGGATATGAGATTAATTACGGACTTGCAGATGTGAACGATATATGCAATAAGGAAAAGAAGTTCCCAGCAGAATGGATAACCGCAGATGGAACAGATATTTCTGATGAGTATATTAAGTATGTAAGACCACTTATTCAGGGAACTAATATTGCGGAGTATTCAGATGGGGTGCCGGTTCATCTGAAGCCTGCTTATTACAGATAA
- a CDS encoding MarR family winged helix-turn-helix transcriptional regulator → MQRESLHCGELIKRLNDILGRCSNEELRADDMTSSQVKMLMMINETKDECITLKELEKHFGVAQATIAGTAARLEKKGMIESFYDPSDKRVKHVRITDKGRTMCVHAGKAMHDKEKWFLSSLSADEKEELHRLLQKVYDDVNNCERKCKKC, encoded by the coding sequence ATGCAGCGGGAGTCACTCCATTGTGGAGAGCTTATAAAGCGTCTTAATGATATTCTTGGAAGATGTTCCAATGAGGAGTTAAGAGCAGATGACATGACATCTTCACAGGTTAAGATGCTTATGATGATTAATGAAACTAAAGATGAATGTATTACGCTTAAGGAGCTTGAGAAGCACTTTGGCGTAGCCCAGGCGACAATAGCGGGAACAGCAGCGAGGCTTGAAAAGAAGGGAATGATAGAAAGCTTCTATGACCCTTCGGATAAAAGAGTCAAGCATGTGAGAATAACAGACAAGGGCAGAACCATGTGCGTTCATGCAGGTAAGGCAATGCATGACAAAGAAAAATGGTTTCTTTCATCGCTTTCTGCTGACGAAAAAGAAGAATTACACCGTCTGTTACAAAAAGTATACGATGATGTGAATAACTGTGAAAGGAAGTGTAAGAAATGTTAA
- a CDS encoding ABC transporter ATP-binding protein, with product MLKTLSAYIGEYKKVSIKTPIYIIVEVLMEILIPFVTASIIDKGIQAGDMSKVLMYGGLMLVLAFISLFAGIQAGKYSALASTGFACNLREGIYSNIQNFAFSNIDKYSTAGLITRMTTDVTNVQNAYQMILRIAVRAPLMMICSMVMCFIINPTLSFIFLGALILLGFVLFFIIYKVTPIFTEGFAKYDDLNASVQENVTGIRVVKAFVREDHENKKFSKAAGNLYKIFVKAESWLAFNNPIMMFVIYGSIIALSWFAAHFITDGTMTTGNLTSMFCYVMSMMMSLMMLSMIFVMVSMSVASARRIAEVLNEKADITNPENPVMEVPDGRIDFNHVNFTYKKDSDKDALEDIDIHINAGETIGIIGGTGCGKSSFVNLISRLYDVKDGSVCVGGIDVRDYDLETLRNEVSVVLQKNVLFSGTILDNLRWGDENASEEDCIEACRQACADEFIERMPDKYNTWIEQGGSNVSGGQRQRLCIARALLKHPKVLILDDSTSAVDTATDAKIKKAFATKIPGTTKIIVSQRISSIQDADRILVLENGCVSGFDTHENLVENNKVYREIYEVQTQGGGDFDEAGE from the coding sequence ATGTTAAAAACTTTATCAGCATATATTGGTGAGTATAAAAAAGTCTCGATAAAAACGCCAATATATATAATTGTTGAAGTGCTTATGGAAATACTTATTCCGTTTGTTACGGCAAGTATTATCGATAAGGGTATTCAGGCGGGAGACATGAGCAAGGTGTTGATGTACGGTGGACTTATGCTTGTGCTTGCATTTATAAGTCTATTTGCTGGAATTCAGGCAGGAAAATATTCGGCTTTGGCCTCTACCGGCTTTGCATGTAATTTAAGAGAGGGAATCTATTCGAATATCCAGAATTTCGCATTCTCTAATATAGACAAATACAGCACAGCAGGTCTTATTACCCGTATGACTACTGATGTTACAAATGTGCAGAATGCATATCAGATGATTCTTAGAATTGCGGTAAGAGCACCACTTATGATGATATGCAGTATGGTTATGTGCTTTATTATCAATCCTACATTAAGTTTTATATTCTTAGGTGCGCTTATTCTTCTTGGATTTGTACTTTTCTTTATTATATATAAGGTTACTCCAATATTCACAGAAGGTTTTGCTAAATATGATGATTTAAATGCGAGTGTTCAGGAGAATGTCACAGGAATCAGAGTTGTCAAAGCATTTGTAAGAGAAGACCATGAGAATAAGAAATTCAGTAAGGCTGCCGGGAATCTTTACAAAATATTTGTTAAGGCGGAATCATGGCTTGCATTCAACAATCCTATTATGATGTTTGTTATATACGGAAGTATTATTGCACTTTCATGGTTTGCAGCACATTTTATTACTGATGGAACTATGACAACGGGTAACCTGACATCAATGTTTTGCTATGTAATGAGCATGATGATGTCACTTATGATGCTTTCTATGATATTTGTTATGGTTTCGATGAGTGTGGCGAGTGCAAGACGAATTGCTGAGGTTCTTAATGAGAAGGCTGATATTACTAATCCGGAGAATCCGGTTATGGAAGTACCTGACGGAAGAATTGATTTCAACCATGTGAACTTCACATACAAGAAAGACAGCGACAAGGATGCTCTTGAAGACATAGATATCCATATAAATGCGGGCGAAACAATCGGTATTATAGGCGGAACGGGCTGTGGAAAGTCAAGCTTCGTTAATCTGATAAGCCGTCTGTATGATGTTAAGGATGGTTCTGTATGCGTAGGCGGAATTGATGTAAGAGACTACGACCTTGAAACTCTTCGTAATGAGGTTTCAGTTGTTCTTCAGAAAAATGTGCTTTTCTCAGGAACTATTCTTGATAATTTGAGATGGGGCGATGAAAATGCGTCTGAGGAGGATTGCATAGAAGCCTGCCGTCAGGCCTGTGCAGATGAATTTATCGAGAGAATGCCTGATAAATACAATACATGGATTGAGCAGGGGGGAAGCAATGTTTCCGGTGGTCAGAGACAGAGACTTTGTATCGCAAGAGCACTGCTTAAGCACCCGAAGGTTCTTATTCTTGATGATTCAACAAGTGCTGTTGATACAGCCACAGACGCTAAGATTAAGAAAGCATTTGCAACAAAGATACCAGGAACTACCAAGATTATCGTATCACAGAGAATTTCAAGTATTCAGGACGCAGACAGAATATTGGTGCTTGAGAATGGCTGTGTGAGTGGTTTTGATACTCATGAAAATCTTGTTGAGAACAATAAAGTTTACCGCGAAATCTACGAGGTCCAGACACAGGGCGGCGGTGATTTTGACGAGGCAGGAGAATAG